One genomic window of Boudabousia tangfeifanii includes the following:
- a CDS encoding HXXEE domain-containing protein has product MLFLWHEVEEYRVLLPWIHRNREHLPALMPNLRPQTVAFTLIALEELTLLSVIALLLPPVWFTAATIATDFASPFIASRFW; this is encoded by the coding sequence GTGTTGTTCCTTTGGCATGAGGTCGAGGAATACCGAGTTTTGCTGCCATGGATACACCGCAACCGTGAACACCTGCCCGCACTGATGCCGAATCTGAGGCCCCAAACGGTAGCGTTCACACTGATCGCCCTTGAAGAGTTGACGCTATTGAGCGTGATCGCACTGCTTTTGCCGCCGGTGTGGTTCACGGCCGCCACGATTGCTACGGATTTTGCCTCGCCGTTCATTGCATCCAGATTCTGGTGA
- a CDS encoding ABC transporter ATP-binding protein yields the protein MIEIRNLHFSYRNFHALKGVSLRAEPGVYGLLGPNGAGKSTLMKSVVGMLPLQKGEILINGKSLTRMDRSEKRLLGYLPQHFDVMDFVTVERNLIYAAWAHGIDRNEAGKAISEILEITHLGGKANVLARSLSGGMRQRLGIACALVHRPRVALLDEPTVGLDPLQRAGIRNLLLELSRESVILISTHLVEDLAAVASRVLVMNSGLIAFDGTVDDLNALGERNPSPGLNILECGYQAALARIPNRQ from the coding sequence ATGATTGAAATTCGCAATCTGCATTTTTCCTATCGCAATTTTCATGCACTAAAAGGGGTTTCGCTACGCGCCGAGCCTGGGGTTTACGGGCTTTTGGGACCTAACGGTGCGGGCAAATCAACGTTGATGAAATCTGTGGTGGGAATGTTACCTTTGCAGAAAGGCGAAATCCTTATCAACGGTAAGTCTCTAACTCGAATGGATCGCTCAGAAAAACGGCTGCTAGGCTATTTACCACAGCATTTCGATGTGATGGATTTTGTTACAGTCGAGCGCAACCTCATTTATGCAGCGTGGGCGCATGGTATCGATAGGAATGAAGCTGGTAAAGCCATTAGTGAGATTCTTGAGATTACCCATTTGGGTGGAAAAGCTAACGTGTTAGCTCGTTCACTTTCGGGTGGGATGCGCCAGCGCCTAGGTATTGCCTGTGCGCTGGTGCATCGCCCTCGCGTTGCTCTGTTGGACGAGCCGACGGTGGGTTTAGATCCGCTACAACGGGCCGGTATCCGTAACCTTCTGCTTGAATTGTCGCGTGAATCTGTGATTTTGATTTCTACGCATTTAGTAGAGGATTTAGCGGCAGTGGCCAGCCGTGTGTTGGTGATGAACTCAGGACTGATTGCTTTTGACGGTACAGTGGATGACCTTAATGCTTTGGGCGAGCGCAATCCTTCACCAGGGTTGAACATCCTCGAATGTGGGTATCAGGCGGCTTTGGCGCGTATTCCGAATAGGCAGTAG
- a CDS encoding terminase large subunit, protein MRRLENYEPTRFMAEGSHYDRKAADYAVAFIQALTHTKGRWAGKPFELIDWQEQIIRDLFGTLKPDGYRQFNTAYVEIPKKMGKSELAAAVALLLTCGDGEERAEVYGCAADRQQASIVFEVAADMVRNSPALSRRVKILASQKRIVFQPTNSFYQVLSAEAYSKHGFNIHGVVFDELHTQPDRRLFDVMTKGSGDARTQPLYFLITTAGSDTNSICYETHQKAQDILEGRKIDPTFYPVIYGADTDDDWTNEAVWAKANPSLGITVGIDKVRAACESAKQNPAEENSFRQLRLNQWVKQSVRWMPMAAWDACKRDFRPEQLRGRVCYGGLDLSSTTDITAFVQVFPPEDVDEPYFVVPHFWIPEDNIDRRVLRDRVPYDLWARQGFLNLTEGNVVHYAAIEQAIEQISEEFDLREVAFDRWGAVQMTQNLDHMGLTVVPFGQGFKDMSPPTKELMKLVLEGKLTHDGHPVLRWMMDNIFVRTDPAGNIKPDKEKSTEKIDGVVATIMGLDRAIRCGAGPASESVYDKRGLLII, encoded by the coding sequence ATGCGTCGCCTTGAGAACTATGAGCCGACTCGTTTCATGGCCGAAGGCTCCCACTACGACCGCAAGGCTGCTGATTATGCGGTCGCGTTCATCCAGGCCCTGACCCACACCAAGGGCCGCTGGGCAGGCAAACCCTTCGAACTGATCGACTGGCAAGAGCAGATCATTCGTGACCTGTTCGGCACCCTCAAACCCGATGGATACCGGCAGTTCAACACCGCCTACGTTGAGATACCCAAAAAGATGGGCAAATCAGAGCTCGCCGCAGCCGTGGCCTTGTTGCTCACGTGTGGGGATGGTGAGGAGCGCGCGGAGGTCTACGGGTGCGCTGCAGACCGACAGCAAGCCTCCATCGTGTTCGAGGTCGCAGCAGACATGGTCCGCAACTCACCGGCCCTCTCACGCCGGGTGAAGATTCTGGCCAGCCAGAAGCGCATCGTCTTCCAGCCCACCAACAGCTTCTACCAAGTTCTCTCTGCCGAGGCCTACTCGAAGCACGGGTTCAACATTCACGGCGTCGTCTTTGACGAGCTGCACACCCAGCCCGACCGCCGCCTATTCGACGTCATGACCAAAGGCTCCGGGGATGCGCGCACCCAACCCCTCTACTTCCTGATCACCACAGCCGGGTCAGACACCAACTCGATTTGCTACGAGACGCACCAGAAGGCTCAGGACATCCTCGAGGGCCGCAAGATTGACCCGACGTTCTACCCAGTCATCTACGGCGCAGACACCGACGATGACTGGACGAATGAGGCTGTGTGGGCGAAAGCCAACCCATCCCTAGGCATCACGGTCGGTATCGACAAAGTGCGGGCAGCGTGTGAGTCGGCAAAGCAGAACCCGGCCGAAGAAAACTCCTTCCGCCAACTCAGGTTGAACCAGTGGGTGAAACAGTCCGTGCGGTGGATGCCCATGGCAGCGTGGGACGCATGCAAGCGTGACTTCCGGCCAGAGCAACTGCGGGGCCGGGTCTGCTACGGCGGTCTCGACCTCTCATCCACCACGGATATCACGGCGTTCGTTCAAGTCTTCCCACCAGAAGACGTTGATGAGCCGTACTTTGTGGTGCCGCATTTTTGGATCCCAGAAGACAACATCGACCGCCGAGTCTTACGTGACCGGGTTCCATACGACCTTTGGGCACGTCAAGGCTTCTTGAACCTCACTGAAGGGAACGTGGTCCACTACGCGGCGATTGAACAAGCCATCGAGCAAATCAGTGAGGAGTTTGATTTGCGTGAGGTGGCGTTCGACCGGTGGGGCGCAGTCCAAATGACCCAAAACCTCGACCACATGGGCCTAACCGTCGTGCCCTTCGGGCAAGGCTTCAAAGACATGTCTCCGCCGACTAAGGAGCTGATGAAGCTGGTGCTCGAGGGCAAGTTGACCCATGATGGTCACCCGGTGCTTAGGTGGATGATGGACAACATCTTCGTCCGCACCGACCCCGCCGGGAACATCAAACCCGACAAAGAAAAATCCACCGAGAAGATTGACGGCGTGGTGGCCACCATCATGGGCCTAGACCGCGCGATCAGATGCGGGGCCGGGCCAGCCAGCGAGAGCGTCTACGATAAGCGAGGATTGCTGATTATATAG
- a CDS encoding DUF6900 domain-containing protein, protein MSTKNTTAKEISTGELRIRLEAIAKANEYAGIDTLLSRGSDGFDWAQMTIESLRHLMEAAFQAGLDAAHSEGITQVVASEGEVYTEADQMVIDPAPQTINDEDEASRVGTHGIDNVWIPVGAGKYALIYTTWANATGWRKVPAIYTKQPGGIYELATWNEEGFDNNYMRPEAYPEALTWAINNA, encoded by the coding sequence ATGAGCACCAAGAACACCACCGCGAAGGAGATCAGCACTGGGGAGCTTCGCATCCGCCTCGAGGCCATCGCCAAGGCCAACGAATACGCCGGCATCGACACACTCCTATCGAGGGGCTCGGACGGGTTCGACTGGGCACAAATGACCATCGAGTCCCTGCGCCACCTGATGGAAGCCGCCTTCCAAGCCGGCCTGGATGCCGCACACAGCGAAGGCATCACCCAAGTGGTAGCCAGTGAGGGCGAGGTCTACACCGAGGCCGACCAGATGGTCATCGACCCCGCCCCACAAACCATCAATGATGAGGATGAGGCGTCCCGGGTGGGAACCCACGGCATCGACAACGTCTGGATCCCCGTCGGGGCAGGCAAGTACGCGCTGATCTACACCACCTGGGCCAACGCAACCGGGTGGCGCAAAGTCCCCGCCATCTACACCAAACAACCGGGCGGCATCTACGAGCTGGCCACCTGGAACGAGGAAGGCTTCGACAACAACTACATGCGCCCCGAGGCTTACCCAGAAGCCCTGACCTGGGCCATCAACAACGCCTAA
- a CDS encoding DUF4314 domain-containing protein → MSITFDYDLPAGKRGIIVANLQALYDEKPRYLGAPSYGYQVGPATVSRNGTITWEGKQPSKKDVRDLLGLLGEDDFYPDNLFDLRHWLETKQPRTTTPQAKPGEAEPEELVADGLTVTIPCNTLTDAALERFKALVNAKGPLIQAALNLEALPIEVTDDEVRMPWIQRPCTPSEAHALTQLVGAMLTMARDAKRVTAKPKEESNPRYAMRCFLLRLGFIGPEHKALRKTLMGDLAGSAAWRTPPAEDAQPAAKASLVGRRVRLDDTSDPYTTLAPGTEGTINHVDDLGTLHVAWDDGSTLGLVPGEDSYTLL, encoded by the coding sequence ATGAGCATCACCTTCGACTACGACCTGCCAGCTGGCAAACGTGGAATCATCGTTGCTAACCTCCAAGCCCTTTACGACGAAAAACCCCGTTACCTGGGAGCACCCAGCTATGGCTACCAGGTCGGCCCCGCAACCGTGAGCAGGAACGGCACCATCACGTGGGAGGGCAAGCAGCCTTCTAAGAAGGATGTGCGCGACCTACTGGGATTGCTTGGGGAGGATGACTTCTACCCAGACAACCTCTTCGACCTACGCCACTGGCTCGAAACCAAACAACCCCGCACCACCACACCCCAAGCCAAACCCGGCGAGGCGGAGCCAGAAGAGTTGGTGGCTGACGGGCTCACGGTCACCATCCCATGCAACACGCTCACCGACGCCGCCCTGGAGCGCTTCAAGGCGCTAGTGAATGCAAAGGGACCGCTCATCCAGGCCGCCCTGAACCTTGAGGCCCTGCCTATCGAGGTCACTGACGATGAAGTGCGGATGCCGTGGATTCAGCGCCCTTGCACCCCGTCTGAGGCTCACGCCCTCACGCAGCTTGTTGGGGCGATGCTCACCATGGCCAGGGATGCCAAACGGGTGACTGCTAAGCCCAAGGAGGAAAGCAATCCAAGGTATGCGATGCGCTGCTTCCTACTCCGCCTAGGCTTCATTGGACCTGAGCACAAGGCGCTACGCAAGACGCTGATGGGTGACCTTGCTGGGTCGGCTGCCTGGCGCACCCCACCAGCCGAGGATGCCCAGCCTGCGGCGAAGGCGTCACTGGTGGGGCGCAGGGTTCGCCTCGATGACACGAGTGACCCTTACACCACCCTCGCCCCAGGTACCGAGGGCACCATCAACCATGTTGATGACCTAGGGACGCTGCATGTTGCGTGGGATGACGGTTCCACTCTGGGGCTGGTGCCTGGGGAGGACTCCTACACCCTCCTCTAA
- a CDS encoding site-specific DNA-methyltransferase — translation MNIKKIAVSDLQAADYNPRKDLQPGDPEFEKLKRSVEEFGYVEPVIFNEATGRVVGGHQRLKVLTALGHTEIECVVVDLEESKEKALNVALNKVKGEWDESKLALLIADLQAEDFDVTLTGFDPAEVDALFRDQLAGGIEEDDFDVEAELAKPAMSRTGDIWQLGRHRLIVGDSTDPATFAALMGDERANLVVTDPPYNVNYEGSAGKIANDHMDNDSFVAFLTKAFTAIETVMADDASIYVFHSDTGGYAFRKAFDDAGFYLSGCCIWVKQSIVLGRSPYQWQHEPVLFGWKKKGRHQWYTGRKESTIWRFDKPRKNTDHPTMKPVELIAYPILNSTLSNQVVLDAFGGSGSTLIAAEQTGRVARLVELDPKYADVIINRYRELAGATSGIKVMRDGVELSFEEAQPDVEDEADGGKG, via the coding sequence GTGAATATCAAGAAGATTGCTGTCTCTGACCTTCAGGCTGCGGATTACAACCCCCGCAAAGACCTCCAGCCCGGCGACCCCGAGTTCGAAAAGTTGAAGAGGTCGGTTGAGGAGTTTGGTTACGTCGAACCTGTCATTTTCAACGAGGCGACCGGGCGTGTGGTGGGTGGTCACCAGCGCCTCAAAGTCCTCACCGCACTCGGACACACCGAAATCGAATGCGTCGTGGTCGACCTGGAGGAATCTAAGGAGAAGGCGCTCAACGTTGCCCTGAACAAGGTTAAGGGTGAGTGGGATGAATCCAAACTGGCCTTGTTGATTGCTGATTTGCAGGCTGAGGACTTCGATGTGACCCTGACTGGTTTCGACCCCGCTGAAGTCGACGCCCTCTTCCGCGACCAACTCGCAGGCGGAATCGAAGAGGATGATTTTGATGTTGAGGCAGAGCTGGCTAAACCCGCCATGTCCCGCACCGGGGACATCTGGCAGCTCGGCAGGCACCGCCTCATTGTCGGAGACTCGACTGACCCCGCTACTTTCGCTGCTTTGATGGGTGATGAGCGGGCGAATTTGGTGGTCACTGACCCGCCCTATAACGTCAACTATGAGGGGTCTGCGGGCAAAATCGCCAACGATCATATGGACAACGACTCCTTTGTCGCTTTCCTCACCAAAGCCTTCACTGCTATTGAGACGGTGATGGCTGATGATGCCAGCATTTACGTGTTCCACTCCGATACCGGGGGTTATGCGTTCCGTAAGGCCTTTGACGACGCTGGGTTTTACCTCTCAGGCTGTTGTATTTGGGTTAAGCAGTCCATTGTGCTGGGTAGGAGCCCGTATCAGTGGCAGCATGAGCCGGTGCTTTTTGGGTGGAAGAAGAAGGGACGTCACCAGTGGTACACCGGACGTAAAGAATCGACCATCTGGCGCTTTGATAAGCCCCGCAAGAACACGGATCATCCCACGATGAAGCCGGTCGAGCTCATCGCATACCCAATTCTTAACTCCACTCTGAGCAATCAGGTGGTGCTTGATGCTTTCGGCGGGTCTGGCTCCACACTTATTGCTGCAGAGCAAACAGGCAGGGTCGCACGACTGGTTGAACTCGACCCGAAGTACGCCGATGTGATCATCAACCGCTACCGCGAGCTAGCCGGGGCCACCAGTGGCATCAAAGTCATGCGCGACGGCGTCGAGCTCTCGTTCGAGGAGGCTCAACCTGACGTCGAAGACGAGGCAGATGGGGGTAAGGGGTAG
- the metK gene encoding methionine adenosyltransferase — MTSTALASKTPHAIRLETSESVCAGHPDKLCDRIADEILDECLWEDPASRCAVEVMASNHLITVAGQITCNGRVRIRSIVRSTLARLGYQPWKYLVSVNVTKQSSDIAGGVDTALETRDGGVEQAGAFSDLGAGDQGTVYGYATDATKDFLPASLVAAHEICARLDQAREQGTIAGIGPDGKAQVTLTVDEDGTPITAPTVVVSIQHDAAKDLEELRREVISKIVAPALETIGIDTLKYTTVLVNPSGRFVKGGPSADTGLTGRKLMVDTYGGHAPHGGGAFSGKDATKVDRTGAYMARFLAKQVVAGHLAKRCTVSISYAIGKADPVAFDIDTHGTHIPEVSDDDIRLALQDFYSLRPGAIIDRFHLRRHGFARYSAYGHFGGVNGAYPGWEAKYDRWRLKEDVINHAKERHSETNPEEAGQ, encoded by the coding sequence ATGACTTCTACTGCTCTAGCTTCAAAGACCCCGCATGCTATCCGTTTAGAGACTAGTGAGTCTGTTTGTGCCGGTCACCCGGATAAGCTCTGTGATCGGATTGCTGATGAGATTCTCGATGAGTGTCTATGGGAGGACCCCGCTTCACGCTGCGCGGTAGAGGTTATGGCATCCAACCACCTCATCACCGTTGCCGGGCAAATCACTTGCAACGGGCGGGTGCGGATCCGTTCCATTGTGCGTTCTACCTTAGCCAGGCTTGGTTATCAGCCATGGAAATACCTCGTCAGTGTCAACGTCACGAAGCAGTCCAGTGACATCGCCGGTGGGGTGGACACGGCGTTGGAGACCCGAGATGGTGGCGTTGAGCAGGCTGGAGCCTTCTCTGACCTTGGTGCCGGTGACCAGGGCACGGTCTATGGGTATGCCACTGATGCCACCAAGGATTTCCTTCCCGCCTCGCTGGTTGCAGCCCACGAGATTTGCGCCCGCCTGGACCAAGCTCGCGAACAAGGCACCATTGCTGGTATCGGTCCGGATGGCAAAGCCCAAGTCACCCTCACCGTCGATGAGGATGGCACCCCAATCACCGCACCGACCGTCGTCGTATCCATCCAGCATGATGCAGCCAAGGACCTAGAGGAACTTCGCCGGGAGGTGATTTCTAAAATTGTTGCCCCTGCCTTAGAGACGATCGGCATTGACACCCTCAAATACACCACTGTGCTGGTCAACCCCTCTGGGCGCTTTGTGAAGGGCGGCCCTAGTGCGGATACCGGCCTTACGGGTCGCAAGCTCATGGTTGACACCTATGGTGGTCATGCACCTCATGGTGGTGGCGCGTTTTCTGGTAAGGATGCGACCAAGGTCGACCGCACGGGTGCTTACATGGCTCGTTTCCTAGCCAAACAAGTGGTGGCGGGACATTTGGCGAAGCGGTGCACGGTCAGCATCTCCTACGCGATTGGCAAGGCCGATCCGGTTGCCTTCGACATCGACACCCACGGCACCCACATCCCAGAAGTGTCTGATGACGACATTCGACTGGCCCTCCAAGATTTCTACAGTTTGCGGCCGGGGGCGATCATTGACCGCTTCCACCTACGCCGCCACGGCTTCGCCCGCTACTCCGCATACGGACACTTCGGCGGAGTCAATGGCGCATACCCCGGGTGGGAAGCGAAGTACGACCGGTGGCGACTCAAGGAAGATGTCATCAACCACGCCAAGGAACGACACAGCGAAACCAATCCTGAGGAGGCTGGGCAGTGA
- a CDS encoding P27 family phage terminase small subunit produces the protein MARDGTNRGGRRVRAGSKPEPLADRLADGRIGRVLAVDGPPEPFDFTGSDIDEGALLSGVDMPEPSAYLAAQQRDGSPLGADEIYRETWEWLADKGCTQFVSKRLLEAYAQSFARFIQCEKAISDFGLLGKHPTTGAAIASPFVAMSQSFQKQANVLWYEIFDIVKANCTTDYTPLPSDPMERLLQSR, from the coding sequence ATGGCTCGTGATGGTACGAACAGGGGCGGACGCCGCGTCCGCGCAGGCTCCAAACCAGAACCGCTGGCAGACCGCCTGGCCGATGGCCGCATCGGAAGGGTGCTTGCGGTTGATGGTCCGCCTGAGCCATTCGATTTCACCGGGAGCGACATCGACGAGGGCGCACTCCTGTCTGGCGTTGACATGCCAGAGCCCTCCGCATACCTGGCTGCGCAGCAGAGGGATGGCAGCCCGCTTGGGGCTGATGAGATTTATCGGGAAACGTGGGAGTGGCTGGCCGACAAGGGCTGCACCCAGTTCGTTTCCAAACGCCTCCTTGAGGCGTATGCGCAGTCTTTCGCCCGCTTCATCCAATGCGAAAAAGCCATCAGTGATTTCGGTCTACTCGGCAAGCACCCAACCACTGGTGCTGCGATTGCTTCGCCGTTTGTGGCCATGTCGCAGTCGTTTCAGAAGCAGGCGAATGTGTTGTGGTACGAGATTTTCGACATCGTCAAAGCCAACTGCACCACCGACTACACCCCGCTACCTTCGGACCCGATGGAGAGGCTCCTGCAAAGCCGCTAA
- a CDS encoding SH3 domain-containing protein has protein sequence MFVYLTCDHHIPERLPIQVQVGQKVHVGQRDTDWPEFVFVTTGEGQGWVPARYLEIDGSDGVVLVEYDTTELAASKGEQVELVVDDAQSGWAWCRNSQGEEGWIPHRCLGLAEKRS, from the coding sequence GTGTTCGTATATCTCACCTGTGACCATCACATCCCTGAGCGTCTTCCGATTCAGGTTCAAGTTGGCCAGAAAGTTCATGTCGGTCAGCGCGACACAGACTGGCCTGAGTTTGTATTCGTCACGACAGGCGAAGGACAAGGCTGGGTTCCAGCGCGGTATCTCGAGATCGATGGGTCTGACGGCGTGGTGCTTGTCGAATACGACACTACAGAGCTGGCTGCGAGCAAAGGTGAGCAAGTCGAACTCGTTGTTGATGACGCCCAGTCCGGCTGGGCTTGGTGCCGAAATAGCCAAGGTGAAGAAGGTTGGATTCCTCACCGCTGTCTAGGACTAGCCGAGAAGCGATCCTAG
- a CDS encoding HNH endonuclease, which yields MPRRPKTPCRWPGCPALTDARYCETHTKEADTNYRRYERDPEINKRYGSTWRKIRAQYVAKYPLCEQCEAEGRLTPVAEVHHIRPLSHGGTHDENNLMSLCKPCHSRQTALDGDRWRRRNGLS from the coding sequence GTGCCCAGGCGTCCTAAGACTCCGTGCCGGTGGCCGGGATGCCCAGCCCTCACCGACGCTCGCTACTGCGAGACCCACACCAAGGAAGCCGACACCAACTACCGTCGCTACGAGCGTGACCCTGAGATCAACAAACGCTACGGCTCTACGTGGCGCAAGATCCGCGCGCAGTACGTTGCCAAGTATCCGCTGTGTGAACAGTGTGAGGCTGAGGGCAGGTTGACGCCGGTGGCTGAGGTCCACCACATCCGCCCCCTGTCTCACGGCGGCACTCACGATGAGAACAACCTCATGAGCCTGTGCAAGCCCTGTCACTCCAGGCAGACCGCCCTGGATGGTGATCGGTGGCGACGAAGAAACGGCCTTAGTTGA
- a CDS encoding DEAD/DEAH box helicase has product MLYKPHNYQATAIEFVETHPIAALLLEMGLGKSSIALTAIWNLMYDRFEVQRVLVVAPLRVASDTWPAEQQKWDHLRGLTMAVAVGPEAKRLEALNAGADVTVINRENVTWLVERSGVEWQWDMVVIDELSSFKNHQAKRFRSLLKARPHVKRIVGLTGTPAANGLEDLWAQFRLLDMGERFGRYITHYRREFFDPDKRNGMQVFSYKPKPGAEDEIYRRISDVTISMRTCDHLTLPEVTYNTIEVTMGDKGRRAYERMLGDLVLELEGTEVTAANAAALSGKLTQMASGALYDEDGNWHLVHEAKLDALEDLVEGANGKPVLVAYWFAHDLERITKRFPEARLLKTAADMDAWNNGEVSLALIHPASAGHGLNLQAGGSTLVWFTLTWSLELYQQTNARLHRQGQQEPVVIHHLAAKDSIDQKILAALAVKDTTQAALIDAVKATITMEGEDR; this is encoded by the coding sequence ATGCTCTACAAGCCGCATAACTACCAGGCCACCGCCATCGAGTTCGTCGAAACCCACCCCATCGCAGCCCTCCTACTCGAAATGGGACTAGGCAAGAGCTCAATCGCTCTAACGGCAATCTGGAACCTCATGTACGACCGCTTCGAAGTCCAGCGCGTGCTGGTGGTGGCTCCTCTTCGGGTGGCAAGCGATACCTGGCCAGCAGAACAACAGAAATGGGACCACCTCCGAGGCTTGACAATGGCAGTAGCCGTCGGACCAGAAGCCAAACGCCTCGAGGCCCTGAACGCTGGGGCTGATGTGACGGTGATTAACCGTGAAAACGTCACTTGGCTTGTTGAGCGCTCCGGTGTCGAGTGGCAGTGGGACATGGTGGTCATCGACGAGCTGAGTTCGTTCAAGAATCATCAGGCCAAGCGCTTCCGCTCCCTACTCAAAGCCCGCCCGCACGTCAAACGCATCGTTGGCTTGACGGGGACACCAGCCGCCAACGGGCTCGAAGACCTCTGGGCGCAGTTTCGCCTGTTGGACATGGGTGAGCGTTTTGGTCGTTACATCACGCATTACCGGCGTGAGTTCTTCGACCCCGATAAACGAAACGGCATGCAGGTCTTCTCCTACAAGCCCAAGCCGGGTGCGGAGGACGAGATCTACCGGCGCATCAGTGACGTCACGATTTCGATGCGAACCTGCGATCATCTCACCCTGCCAGAAGTCACCTACAACACCATCGAGGTGACCATGGGTGATAAGGGCCGGCGGGCCTACGAGCGGATGCTGGGCGACCTGGTCCTAGAGCTCGAAGGCACTGAAGTGACGGCGGCAAACGCGGCAGCCTTGTCGGGCAAGCTCACCCAGATGGCCTCCGGAGCCTTGTACGACGAGGACGGCAACTGGCATCTCGTGCATGAGGCCAAGTTGGACGCCCTCGAAGACCTCGTCGAAGGTGCGAATGGGAAGCCGGTGCTGGTGGCTTACTGGTTCGCTCATGACCTTGAACGAATCACCAAGCGTTTCCCTGAAGCGAGGCTGCTCAAAACAGCGGCGGACATGGACGCATGGAATAACGGCGAAGTTTCGTTGGCGCTGATTCACCCCGCCTCTGCCGGTCATGGCCTGAACCTCCAGGCTGGTGGCTCCACCTTGGTGTGGTTCACGCTCACCTGGAGCTTGGAGCTCTACCAGCAAACCAACGCGAGATTGCACCGCCAAGGCCAGCAAGAGCCGGTGGTCATCCACCACCTTGCTGCCAAGGACTCGATTGACCAGAAAATCCTTGCCGCCCTGGCGGTCAAGGACACGACACAGGCTGCGTTGATTGACGCGGTCAAAGCAACCATCACTATGGAAGGAGAGGACCGATGA
- a CDS encoding VRR-NUC domain-containing protein → MKEQQLETRLCRAIRRIGGICWKFTSPGLTGVPDRICMMGGKCVFVEVKTTGKHPRPLQVARMRELERQGFTCIVLDHPDGIQEVCDALQAA, encoded by the coding sequence ATGAAAGAACAACAACTCGAAACCCGCCTATGCCGGGCTATTCGCCGCATCGGCGGCATCTGCTGGAAATTCACATCCCCCGGACTGACGGGCGTCCCAGACCGCATCTGCATGATGGGCGGCAAATGCGTGTTTGTCGAAGTCAAAACCACCGGAAAACACCCTCGCCCCTTACAGGTTGCCCGAATGCGTGAGCTTGAGCGTCAGGGCTTCACCTGCATCGTCCTCGACCACCCCGATGGGATCCAGGAGGTGTGCGATGCTCTACAAGCCGCATAA